Below is a window of Brassica napus cultivar Da-Ae chromosome A5, Da-Ae, whole genome shotgun sequence DNA.
TGAGAGtttcaagaaaaacatcaagaatcATGAAGAGACACAAGTTGTTCCTGTGAGTGACGaacaaactaataataaaaagagGACTAAACCCTCCAAGAATGAATTAGAGAGAGATCTTTTGAAAGGCAGCAAACGTTTTGAGTCACCAACGTTGAATGATTATTCTTTGAATGGTTTAAAGAATGTTGAAGTTATCAAAGCTCCTCCTGATGAGCAATCTGAAGCTGTTGGAAGATCCACAAAATTGTATTTTACGCCTTCATCTATGCTTTCTCGAGGAACTTCTAGAGATCTAAGTAGTTCTTCAAAGAAGAGGAAGTGTGGagacaatgaagaagaagaagaagaaacaacttATCTAAGTAATGTAAGATTAAGTTGATGGTTCATTAGTTTTTTCTTAATTCTTTTATATGTTGGatcctcatttttttttctcttgttatGCAGAGTTCGGATGATGAATCAGATGATGCTAAAACACGAGTTCCTGCGAGAACAAGAAAGACTATGGCTAAGAGAAAACGAAGCACTGAAGTCCATAGGTTATCTGAAAGAGTGAGTCTATAGCATTATATACACTATTAACTCAAGAAATTTcaccttaacaaaaaaaagttatgaatTCAAATGAAATGAAACTAATGGAAATAATATGCAATACAGAAGCGAAGACACGAGATCAGCAAGAAAATGCGTGCTTTGCAGGATCTACTACCTAACTGTTACAAGGTTTGAGAttacttaaaattaaattacattACATTTTTACTTAGAGAGTTAATCTTCTCTCGGTGGAGATTTctgaatatatgttttatatatattataggaTGATAAGGTATCATTGCTGGACGAGGCGATCAAATATATGAGGACTCTTCAACTTCAAGTTCAGGTAATCAAAATAATACATCAATCCAGTAAAGTCTCATGGACATTCATGTctacagagaaaaaaaaaactatttagtaCTAAAGTGTTTTTCTtatcaaattttcttttgttttgcgTTTGGCTAATTTTAATTCTACGATATAAAAACGATTCTCGATTAAATcactaaaaataattgaaaactaTAAACGTAAACACTAATGAACAATCATAATATTTtgctacaattttttttagatgttaGATAGTACCTAACGTGTCCTAATAATCGTTTACAGATGATGAGTATGGGAAATGGATTTATACAACCATCTGTGATGCTACCAATGGGTAATTACTCTCCCATGGGTCTAGGAATGCATATGGGCGCAGCAGCAACAACACCATCACTACCACAATTTATGCCTATGAACGTTCAAGGAACCGGTTTTCATGGGATTACCAATGCATCATCACAAATGCTAAGTGCCTTTCTTAATCATCCCACAGGACTAATCCCAAACTCTCCCATCTTTTCTCCATTAGAAAGCTGCTCTCAGCAACTGGTCACTCCTTCATGTTTTCCTGAGACTCAAACTACTTCCTTTAGTCAGTTTCCAA
It encodes the following:
- the LOC106454412 gene encoding transcription factor PIL1, with amino-acid sequence MGKNLCASSSQPNMISPSSSLKPTLNDQDYMELVCENGQILAKSRKTNNNGYFQNQRRQSILDLYESEYDESFKKNIKNHEETQVVPVSDEQTNNKKRTKPSKNELERDLLKGSKRFESPTLNDYSLNGLKNVEVIKAPPDEQSEAVGRSTKLYFTPSSMLSRGTSRDLSSSSKKRKCGDNEEEEEETTYLSNSSDDESDDAKTRVPARTRKTMAKRKRSTEVHRLSERKRRHEISKKMRALQDLLPNCYKDDKVSLLDEAIKYMRTLQLQVQMMSMGNGFIQPSVMLPMGNYSPMGLGMHMGAAATTPSLPQFMPMNVQGTGFHGITNASSQMLSAFLNHPTGLIPNSPIFSPLESCSQQLVTPSCFPETQTTSFSQFPMSGSTTNFEDAMQFRGSSGY